In a genomic window of Phragmites australis chromosome 14, lpPhrAust1.1, whole genome shotgun sequence:
- the LOC133890514 gene encoding uncharacterized protein LOC133890514 isoform X2 produces the protein MTFGSDGWSKKNPKSSGNQAWNLYCILIAYGSSLGEGTMDDLLSVLAARSHIVFDGFHPSIVLVELGECVFSCACGRLPARPWALAPWQKMVSMSVSLGFTSGSNCGIATAVSGIIKVRRAKIASTPMECSKN, from the exons ATGACTttcggatccgacggctggAGCAAGAAGAACCCTAAGTCCAGCGGCAACCAAGCCTGGAACTTGTATTGCATCCTCATCGCATATGGAAGCAGCCTTGGCGAGGGTACCATGGATGACTTACTGTCGGTCTTGGCTGCGCGCAGCCACATCGTCTTCGACGGGTTCCACCCTTCCATTGTGCTCGTGGAGCTTGGCGAATGT GTTTTCAGCTGCGCGTGTGGGCGTCTTCCTGCCAGGCCGTGGGCGTTAGCGCCGTGGCAGAAGATGGTGAGCATGTCCGTGTCGCTTGGTTTCACCTCTGGCTCCAACTGCGGCATCGCGACTGCAGTCTCTGGCATTATCAAGGTCAGGCGTGCCAAGATCGCCAGCACTCCCATGGAATGCAGCAAGAACTGA
- the LOC133890514 gene encoding uncharacterized protein LOC133890514 isoform X1, with protein sequence MTFGSDGWSKKNPKSSGNQAWNLYCILIAYGSSLGEGTMDDLLSVLAARSHIVFDGFHPSIVLVELGECLRVWASSCQAVGVSAVAEDGEHVRVAWFHLWLQLRHRDCSLWHYQGQACQDRQHSHGMQQELNNYCHCATTRAVGANRRSVWRKGRNTIFR encoded by the exons ATGACTttcggatccgacggctggAGCAAGAAGAACCCTAAGTCCAGCGGCAACCAAGCCTGGAACTTGTATTGCATCCTCATCGCATATGGAAGCAGCCTTGGCGAGGGTACCATGGATGACTTACTGTCGGTCTTGGCTGCGCGCAGCCACATCGTCTTCGACGGGTTCCACCCTTCCATTGTGCTCGTGGAGCTTGGCGAATGT CTGCGCGTGTGGGCGTCTTCCTGCCAGGCCGTGGGCGTTAGCGCCGTGGCAGAAGATGGTGAGCATGTCCGTGTCGCTTGGTTTCACCTCTGGCTCCAACTGCGGCATCGCGACTGCAGTCTCTGGCATTATCAAGGTCAGGCGTGCCAAGATCGCCAGCACTCCCATGGAATGCAGCAAGAACTGAACAACTATTGTCATTGTGCAACTACGAGAGCGGTTGGTGCTAATAGAAGATCCGTATGGAGGAAAGGAAGGAATACTATATTTCGGTGA